A portion of the Thunnus albacares chromosome 5, fThuAlb1.1, whole genome shotgun sequence genome contains these proteins:
- the plagl2 gene encoding zinc finger protein PLAGL2, whose product MAATAADASHRITALTPEEEGRRTAAKLFGSTAPLPRTEREREREKWKEREREREEEGTEEVGRVSGNECLVCGALFGSQEKLRLHALSHTGEKPFHCSQPHCPKAFSSKYKLFRHMATHSPQKTHQCSFCEKMFHRKDHLKNHLQTHDPNKEAFKCEECGKHYNTKLGYKRHVAMHSATAGDLTCKVCMQSYESTPVLLEHLKSHSGKSSGGAKEKKHPCDHCDRRFYTRKDVRRHMVVHTGRKDFLCQYCAQRFGRKDHLTRHVKKSHSQELLKIKTEPPDMLGLLASASPPCSVKEELSPLMCGMGPNKDPMMGKPFPSGAPFTMGMYNPHHLQAMSNSGVGHPHPSLMPSSLSAAMGMGCHMESPGPLHPHSHHHHHHHHHHHHHHSPPLPPHHQPPAPQQQHQSQPAPKYQLGSTSYLLDKPLKVEMESFLMDLQSGLPGPVLSVEPHAAASPPKDGLEPTSGLADELCGDPLLSKSPAVIAESLCAANMDFSHLLGFLPLNLPPYSTPMSTGGLVMGYTSSATPSSSSSSSSSSSLHAAEPHAAAVAAAAAAVATAPLTSLQPQPQEQQSSSGGLSLGPLHPLPPVFSSSLSTTTLPRFHQAFQ is encoded by the exons ATGGCAGCTACTGCCGCCGATGCCTCACACCGTATTACCGCACTGACGCCGGAGGAAGAGGGACGACGGACTGCCGCCAAGCTGTTTGGGAGCACCGCCCCGCTGCcacggacagagagagagagagagagagagaagtggaaagagagagagagggagagggaggaagaaggaacaGAAGAGGTAGGGAGAGTGAGCGGGAACGAGTGTTTGGTGTGCGGGGCCCTGTTCGGTTCACAGGAGAAGCTCCGGCTCCACGCCTTGagtcacacaggagagaaaccctTCCACTGCTCGCAGCCACACTGTCCCAAGGCCTTCAGCTCCAAATACAAACTCTTCAG GCATATGGCCACACACTCTCCACAGAAGACCCATCAGTGCTCATTCTGTGAGAAAATGTTCCACCGCAAAGACCACCTAAAAAACCACCTGCAGACCCATGACCCCAACAAGGAGGCCTTCAAGTGTGAGGAGTGTGGGAAGCACTACAACACCAAGCTGGGATATAAGCGCCATGTGGCCATGCACTCTGCCACAGCAGGGGATCTCACCTGTAAAGTGTGCATGCAAAGTTATGAGAGCACACCTGTTCTCCTGGAGCACCTCAAGAGCCACTCAGGAAAGTCCTCTGGTGGAGCCAAGGAGAAAAAGCACCCGTGCGACCACTGCGACCGCCGTTTCTACACGCGGAAGGATGTGAGACGGCACATGGTGGTCCACACGGGCCGAAAGGACTTCCTGTGCCAGTACTGTGCCCAGCGCTTTGGCAGGAAGGACCACTTGACCCGTCATGTGAAGAAGAGCCACTCGCAGGAGCTGCTGAAGATCAAGACGGAGCCTCCTGATATGTTAGGTCTTCTGGCTTCGGCGTCACCGCCTTGCTCTGTAAAGGAGGAGCTTAGCCCCTTGATGTGCGGCATGGGTCCTAACAAAGACCCCATGATGGGCAAACCGTTCCCCAGTGGTGCCCCTTTTACGATGGGCATGTACAACCCCCACCACCTCCAGGCCATGTCTAATTCTGGGGTGGGTCATCCACACCCGTCCCTGATGCCCAGCTCCCTGTCTGCAGCTATGGGCATGGGCTGTCATATGGAATCCCCTGGACCTCTCCACCCACActcccatcaccaccaccatcatcaccaccatcaccaccaccaccattcCCCTCCGCTGCCCCCGCACCACCAGCCTCCGGCtccccagcagcagcaccagtcCCAGCCAGCCCCCAAATACCAGCTGGGATCTACCTCATACCTGCTGGACAAGCCCTTGAAAGTGGAGATGGAGAGCTTCCTCATGGATCTGCAGAGTGGCTTGCCAGGCCCAGTTCTCTCTGTGGAGCCCCACGCTGCTGCCTCACCCCCCAAGGACGGACTGGAGCCCACCTCGGGCCTGGCAGATGAGCTTTGCGGGGATCCCCTCCTGTCCAAGAGCCCTGCGGTGATCGCTGAGTCTCTGTGTGCTGCTAACATGGACTTCTCCCACCTGCTGGGCTTCCTCCCCCTCAATCTGCCTCCCTACAGCACCCCCATGAGCACGGGAGGGCTGGTGATGGGCTACACCTCATCTGCGaccccttcctcttcttcctcctcctcgtcttcctcatCTCTCCACGCTGCCGAGCCCCATGCTGCAGCAGTCGCCGCGGCAGCAGCCGCCGTTGCCACGGCACCTCTTACCTCTTTGCAACCGCAACCTCAGGAGCAGCAGAGCTCCAGCGGGGGTCTAAGCCTCGGACCCCTGCACCCCCTCCCACCAGTGTTCAGCTCCAGCCTTAGTACCACCACACTGCCTCGCTTCCACCAGGCCTTCCAGTGA